The following coding sequences lie in one Tichowtungia aerotolerans genomic window:
- the gtfA gene encoding sucrose phosphorylase has protein sequence MNIQNKVQLITYPDSLGGNLLTLHYCLRKHLSTAIGGVHLLPFYPSSADRGFAPITYAEVDSQFGTWTDVEKIAADFDLTVDFMVNHISRQSPFFQNYLELGDDSEFADMFLSFNKFGPNGISDEDLAKVYTRKPRPPYLEIQRPDGSIERIWCTFDYEQIDLDWNSPLTRSYMRNELIRLARSSAKMIRLDAFAYTTVDIGTDCYFREPAVWELLDWLKDCVAPFDADVLPEVHEHHRYQQKLADHDFWCYDFALPMLVLHSLYHHTGEKLKHWLNICPRKQMTTLDTHDGIGIVDVEDLLTQEEIDSTVKGLYEKGSNAKKIYSGPEYQNLDIYQINCTYYSALNCDDNSYIAARAIQFFAPGIPQIYYVGLLAGENDTDLVELTRNGRDINRHNYGIEEVNQDIQKPVVQRLLRLMEFRSTHRAFDGDLTIGDTPDNQLHLTRTNGQHRASVHIHLKTYECSLTYTDDEGGEQTIVL, from the coding sequence ATGAACATTCAGAACAAAGTCCAGCTCATCACCTACCCGGACAGTCTTGGCGGGAACCTGCTGACCCTTCACTACTGCCTGCGCAAGCACCTCAGCACCGCCATCGGAGGGGTGCATCTGCTTCCGTTCTATCCATCGTCCGCCGACCGCGGCTTCGCGCCCATCACCTACGCGGAAGTTGATTCCCAGTTCGGAACGTGGACCGACGTTGAAAAAATCGCAGCCGACTTCGACCTCACCGTTGACTTTATGGTCAACCACATTTCACGCCAGTCGCCGTTCTTCCAGAACTACCTCGAACTGGGAGACGATTCCGAGTTCGCCGACATGTTTCTCAGCTTCAATAAATTCGGTCCCAACGGCATCAGCGATGAAGACCTCGCCAAGGTCTACACCCGCAAGCCGCGCCCGCCCTACCTCGAAATCCAGCGTCCCGATGGAAGTATTGAACGCATCTGGTGCACCTTCGACTACGAACAGATCGATCTCGACTGGAACTCGCCGCTCACCCGCTCCTACATGCGTAATGAACTCATTCGCCTCGCACGCAGTTCCGCCAAAATGATCCGGCTCGATGCCTTTGCCTACACCACTGTCGACATCGGAACCGACTGCTACTTCCGCGAGCCCGCCGTCTGGGAACTGCTCGACTGGCTCAAAGACTGCGTCGCGCCGTTCGATGCCGACGTCCTCCCCGAGGTCCACGAACACCACCGCTATCAGCAAAAGCTCGCCGACCACGACTTCTGGTGCTACGACTTCGCCCTGCCCATGCTCGTCCTCCACAGCCTCTATCATCACACCGGAGAAAAACTCAAACACTGGCTGAACATCTGCCCGCGCAAACAGATGACCACCCTCGACACACACGATGGCATCGGCATCGTCGACGTCGAGGACCTGCTCACCCAGGAAGAAATCGACAGCACCGTCAAAGGGCTCTACGAAAAAGGCTCCAACGCCAAAAAGATCTACTCCGGCCCGGAATACCAGAATCTGGACATTTATCAGATCAACTGCACCTACTACTCCGCGCTCAACTGCGACGACAACTCCTACATCGCCGCCCGCGCCATCCAGTTCTTCGCCCCCGGCATCCCGCAGATCTACTATGTCGGCCTGCTCGCCGGCGAAAACGACACCGATCTCGTCGAACTCACCCGCAACGGTCGCGACATCAACCGCCACAACTACGGCATTGAAGAAGTGAATCAGGACATTCAGAAACCCGTCGTTCAGCGCCTCCTGCGCCTCATGGAATTCCGCAGCACTCACCGTGCGTTCGACGGCGACCTCACCATCGGCGACACCCCGGACAACCAGCTCCACCTCACCCGCACTAACGGGCAGCACCGCGCCTCCGTTCACATCCACCTGAAAACCTACGAATGCTCCCTCACCTATACCGACGACGAAGGCGGCGAACAAACCATCGTTCTTTAA
- a CDS encoding LA_2272 family surface repeat-containing protein, with protein sequence MKKIVIGAAALVTAFGAAAQTEPFNLSLTPDVAVHDRITEIRGITLSLWGENPQHSFALGLVNGTTGNSAGLSVGILNYADGYKGLQWGVVNHTEGDFTGWQGGPFAGLLGSAVNYAGGTMKGLQVGGVNMTGNLTGLQVGLVNYTKGSGPGIQIGLVNMMPENIWFDNLPEELAPAMILVNWRF encoded by the coding sequence ATGAAGAAAATCGTAATTGGCGCAGCAGCACTCGTAACCGCATTCGGAGCGGCGGCACAAACGGAGCCGTTCAACCTGAGCCTTACACCGGACGTGGCTGTGCATGACCGCATTACAGAGATCCGCGGAATCACGCTGAGCCTCTGGGGCGAAAACCCGCAGCACTCCTTCGCTTTGGGGCTGGTTAACGGAACCACCGGCAACAGCGCCGGACTCAGTGTTGGAATCCTGAACTATGCAGACGGATACAAAGGGTTGCAATGGGGAGTGGTCAACCATACGGAAGGTGACTTCACCGGATGGCAGGGAGGTCCGTTTGCCGGATTGCTGGGCAGCGCGGTCAACTATGCCGGCGGAACCATGAAAGGCCTGCAGGTTGGCGGAGTCAACATGACCGGAAACCTCACCGGTCTTCAGGTTGGACTGGTCAATTACACCAAAGGTTCTGGCCCTGGCATCCAGATCGGACTCGTCAACATGATGCCCGAAAACATCTGGTTCGATAATCTGCCCGAAGAACTGGCACCGGCCATGATTCTCGTCAACTGGCGCTTCTAG
- the ablB gene encoding putative beta-lysine N-acetyltransferase: MHDTIEKLGNSQIQHGPDNNRIYLMKLDPADMPGIIGQLNELAAEKGYTKIFAKVPGPSASAFVREGYCREGMIPHFYSGKTTATFLGKFIDPMREATRQRNKIENIIILAQSKNGTQPKPLPEGYTMRPAVEADAEELAAVYKQVFESYPFPIHDPDYLIKTMRSHVCYFVAEKDGKIAAAASGEMDKENRNAEMTDFATLPEHLGNGLAVHLLKFMEPEMQKRGIATLYTIARAISPGMNITFSKCGYTFGGTLINNTQISGSIESMNLWHKSF; the protein is encoded by the coding sequence ATGCACGACACGATTGAGAAACTCGGAAATTCACAGATTCAGCACGGACCGGACAACAACCGCATCTATCTGATGAAACTCGACCCTGCCGATATGCCCGGCATTATCGGCCAGCTCAACGAACTGGCCGCCGAGAAGGGCTACACTAAAATCTTCGCAAAAGTGCCCGGCCCCAGCGCGTCGGCCTTTGTCCGCGAAGGCTACTGCCGCGAAGGAATGATTCCTCATTTCTACAGCGGGAAAACCACGGCAACGTTTCTAGGAAAATTCATCGATCCCATGCGGGAAGCCACCCGGCAGCGCAATAAAATTGAAAACATCATTATCCTCGCGCAGTCCAAAAACGGAACACAGCCCAAACCGCTTCCAGAGGGATATACGATGCGTCCGGCTGTCGAAGCTGACGCAGAAGAACTGGCCGCAGTCTACAAACAGGTCTTTGAGTCCTACCCCTTCCCGATTCACGACCCGGATTATTTAATCAAAACCATGCGAAGCCACGTCTGCTACTTCGTCGCGGAAAAAGACGGAAAAATCGCGGCGGCCGCTTCGGGCGAAATGGATAAAGAAAACCGCAACGCAGAAATGACCGACTTCGCCACCCTGCCCGAACACCTCGGCAACGGTCTGGCCGTTCATCTGCTGAAGTTCATGGAACCGGAAATGCAGAAGCGCGGCATCGCCACGCTCTACACCATCGCCCGCGCCATCTCTCCCGGCATGAACATCACCTTTTCAAAATGCGGCTACACGTTCGGCGGCACGCTGATCAACAACACCCAGATCTCCGGTTCCATCGAAAGCATGAATCTCTGGCACAAAAGCTTCTGA
- a CDS encoding InlB B-repeat-containing protein has protein sequence MMKYLKIILFTVLGISISALAVRSTNSVSATVDSRDYVLTISTPHGELFPSATAGVTTNSWHQSVYSTFYENPVFEQDGTILLNCAGFSGIGIAPASGSGDSTTVKLTNVVSSLTWEWDTSYWVTWGVSGLGAVQPIDMAYSGNGAWFPDGGTNHLRAVPDYGWLFTGWSGGTTTGPSATNLYFTATAPTNLLASFSDDPDGDGLKNTNEWAVGANPWMANTDGDDYDDLFEFNNGLSPTRDSAPFISYIRDNPDTYGLYSSNAVLDVAVGQVALGIEGTTARLRLQVEKSEDLVTWTNAGDVVEWTLPVGGEKQFLRVRSAPGE, from the coding sequence ATGATGAAATATTTAAAAATAATCTTGTTTACGGTTCTCGGAATTTCAATCAGTGCATTGGCGGTGCGCTCCACCAACTCGGTGAGCGCGACGGTCGATTCCCGGGATTATGTCCTGACCATATCAACGCCTCACGGAGAGTTGTTTCCTTCAGCGACAGCAGGTGTCACAACCAATTCATGGCATCAATCCGTTTACAGCACGTTTTACGAAAATCCTGTTTTTGAACAGGACGGAACTATTCTGCTTAACTGCGCCGGTTTTTCGGGAATAGGGATTGCTCCGGCATCGGGCAGCGGTGATTCGACCACGGTTAAACTGACCAATGTGGTGTCCTCGCTTACATGGGAGTGGGATACATCCTATTGGGTGACATGGGGTGTGTCAGGTCTAGGCGCTGTACAGCCGATCGATATGGCTTATTCGGGCAATGGAGCCTGGTTCCCGGATGGCGGAACGAACCATCTTCGCGCGGTTCCGGATTATGGCTGGCTCTTTACCGGCTGGAGCGGTGGAACGACCACCGGTCCGTCAGCAACCAACCTCTATTTTACGGCAACCGCACCCACCAACCTTTTGGCATCCTTCTCCGACGATCCGGATGGCGACGGCCTCAAAAACACCAACGAATGGGCCGTTGGCGCCAATCCGTGGATGGCTAATACGGATGGGGACGATTATGATGACCTGTTCGAGTTCAACAACGGTCTTTCGCCGACCCGTGACAGTGCGCCGTTTATTTCTTACATTCGGGATAATCCGGATACCTATGGCCTTTACAGCTCCAACGCCGTGCTTGACGTAGCCGTTGGGCAGGTTGCGTTGGGCATCGAAGGAACTACCGCCCGCCTGCGGTTACAGGTTGAAAAATCTGAAGACCTCGTCACATGGACCAACGCCGGCGATGTTGTTGAATGGACGCTTCCGGTCGGAGGAGAAAAACAGTTCCTGCGCGTGCGCAGCGCCCCCGGCGAATAG
- a CDS encoding Lcl domain-containing protein — MRRLLQAWIGLFCLVVWIAQADTVLLTDDFEDASIDSSKWTLITGTGHTSFDDSSAGGTVTETAGYLFIQNAAGAYKSKLLPVDGKGEIVVTRSIYISRGSGSLVSRPDEIVAEDGTVLLRWGYHDYNDGNTVRDGFGGFDDPSLVAVTWDTTWVNEIITYDPVTGQGSYSNAKGTATVTGIPLPSGTTNLYLRGSAYAEGSSTDYKAINDFTVTQTDRKLLTVSSAYGSPVPGIGNSAYDVGTVVTCSVESVTADGEKCLGWTGTGSVPASGTTNEVVFTLSEDSSITWHWNVLLDDDFEDGTLDASKWTAIKTTSYTEFNESLAGLTVSETNGAMRLYSSAIDNGGAYRSANLSVDDQGQIVLERRTQVHAKYAMAYMTENLMSESGETLLTWGYYNYDAFGVSRFGFGGFNDARATGVWDEWFDEVITYDPSTGYGTYSLNGSDPVLVSGAAMSAGTSNVYLRGGASGAYYGHTKQFDSFKVLQDDPVSLFLLSVASEQGTPDPAVGSFVHEQDASLTLSVGHQMTNNGTLYQCTGWTGTGSVPSSGTTNTVDVVITQESSITWNWEIIGQWLDITEIGNGSVNLSSGFYAPDSEQTLIATPDAGSWFAGWGGDATGTENVTLTMDAPKTVAATFRNDVLLDDDFNDESLDTSAWTAIKASSGGFSTNSAGSSLTESGGTLNISYDVLNDGGAYMTRLPVSDRGIITIERRTKVSASGAPTMLEVLSTESGDTLLYWMYTSAGFGYGASLAPAVWGEWFDETITYDPMTGEGTYSINGGTPVSIATADEMPANTTHVLLKGGSAGDTTGGTKQFDSFTVSQGTDSSRAALTIGSALGTPSPAAGYEVYDSGTIITCTVDSAYFDGQTHYICSGWSGSGSVPASGTTNEVLVTLEEDSTLGWTWAEVDHYLELTVDGGGAINLSSDFYAADSVQTLVATPAAGWEFIGWDGDAIGIGDAVVTMSEPKSITARFVSLLPTITNMTVAQVEGTRTVAISFETPADESLMAMVEVFHNGTNLNADAFSGAGMVQGGTNQTIVWDAGADWNLNVDELTFRLLLDNGLPSYTPYEGGIVNIPQTGQTQGMYDEEDGNVRPGLTWPSPRFTDNGDETITDNLTGLMWAKSASSAYWHTALQNCDGLTLAGHDDWRLPNVREMRSLCNYGLHDPAIESSVFSSLPYNDWYWTSTTLPNYSFKYAVSLAAGTTYAHLTYNYGTYYSNYYLPVRTAMKGLADVPRTGQTQGTTYAGEDGDLQAGAAWPSPRFTDHGDGTVTDHLTGLMWSRQSSGGTVMRGFALQTAENSALAGYDDWRIPSVNELESLYNYDTTAYMPAGHPFVGMQTSSSARYWTSTLYSKDSNYGFAVSFYDGEVELAQSAYYLTCRGGVATLESVPSAAAAQVALAQSGQTNSYVSGDDGASRIGVESTAPRFTGGGDFVYDELTGFTWWAVGLGPMQWSDAATAANQNNWRLPNVREVLSLIDYGQSGTALPEGHPFTGIQSSAKLWTSTSAGGFTGGSTGWQVDLESGKTLEASKTEYAYYLVVSTNVYESAPLQVAVTGQTNSYHMADDGAVQSGAQETGARFSDNGNGTVNDNRTGLMWLGSMRACGAMTWAEAVAYCENLNFCGYADWRLPNVREMESLVDYSQRGDQTVLPQSHPFSNATISGSSYFWTSTTYHPDSGRALAISFYNGAIQDGSKTSTVNVWPVRGGE; from the coding sequence ATGAGACGATTGTTGCAGGCATGGATTGGACTGTTTTGTTTAGTTGTATGGATTGCACAGGCGGATACCGTACTGTTAACCGATGATTTTGAAGATGCTTCGATTGACTCGTCGAAGTGGACGCTGATCACAGGCACAGGACACACAAGTTTTGATGACTCCTCAGCGGGAGGAACCGTGACTGAGACCGCAGGGTATCTGTTTATCCAAAACGCGGCGGGGGCCTATAAATCCAAACTGCTTCCGGTTGATGGTAAAGGTGAAATTGTTGTCACGCGCAGTATCTATATTTCCAGAGGCAGTGGCTCTTTGGTTTCGAGGCCAGATGAAATTGTCGCAGAGGATGGAACCGTTTTGTTACGCTGGGGCTACCATGACTACAACGATGGCAACACTGTTCGTGATGGATTCGGCGGTTTTGATGATCCGTCTTTGGTGGCTGTAACATGGGATACCACTTGGGTTAATGAGATTATAACCTATGACCCGGTCACCGGACAGGGCTCTTATTCAAATGCAAAAGGGACTGCAACGGTTACGGGTATTCCGCTTCCCTCCGGAACAACCAATTTATATTTGCGAGGAAGCGCATACGCTGAAGGGAGCAGTACTGACTATAAAGCAATTAATGATTTCACTGTTACGCAAACCGACCGCAAACTGCTGACGGTCAGCTCGGCCTACGGCTCGCCGGTTCCAGGCATTGGAAACAGTGCGTATGATGTGGGAACGGTTGTGACCTGCTCGGTGGAGAGCGTCACGGCCGATGGGGAGAAATGTCTCGGCTGGACGGGCACGGGATCGGTTCCGGCCTCCGGAACCACCAACGAGGTGGTTTTTACGCTGTCCGAGGATTCGTCCATCACGTGGCACTGGAACGTTCTGCTGGATGATGATTTTGAGGATGGAACTCTGGATGCTTCCAAATGGACGGCAATTAAAACCACGTCCTATACAGAATTTAATGAATCTTTGGCCGGATTGACGGTGAGTGAAACGAACGGGGCGATGCGGCTTTATTCCAGCGCCATCGACAACGGCGGGGCTTATCGCAGTGCGAACCTTTCGGTGGATGATCAGGGGCAGATTGTTCTTGAGCGCCGTACACAGGTGCATGCCAAGTATGCGATGGCTTACATGACTGAGAACCTGATGAGCGAAAGCGGTGAGACGCTGCTGACGTGGGGCTATTACAACTATGATGCATTCGGGGTTTCACGGTTTGGGTTCGGCGGATTTAATGATGCGCGGGCAACCGGCGTATGGGATGAGTGGTTTGATGAGGTGATTACCTATGACCCGTCGACCGGATACGGAACCTACTCGTTGAATGGAAGTGATCCGGTGCTGGTCTCGGGAGCGGCGATGTCTGCGGGGACGAGCAATGTATATCTGCGGGGCGGTGCTTCGGGTGCATATTATGGGCACACCAAGCAGTTTGATTCGTTTAAAGTATTGCAGGATGATCCGGTTAGTCTTTTCCTGCTGAGTGTTGCGTCTGAGCAGGGAACTCCCGATCCGGCCGTCGGCAGCTTTGTTCATGAGCAAGACGCATCGCTGACCCTTTCGGTGGGGCATCAGATGACCAACAACGGGACGCTTTATCAATGCACCGGATGGACGGGAACGGGATCTGTTCCATCTTCGGGGACGACCAATACGGTCGATGTGGTGATCACGCAGGAGTCGTCGATTACGTGGAACTGGGAGATCATCGGCCAGTGGCTGGACATCACTGAAATTGGGAACGGATCGGTGAATCTTTCCAGTGGTTTTTATGCGCCGGACTCTGAGCAAACCTTGATTGCGACTCCTGATGCCGGCAGCTGGTTTGCCGGATGGGGCGGCGATGCCACCGGTACAGAAAACGTTACGCTGACGATGGATGCGCCCAAAACGGTTGCTGCGACCTTCCGGAATGATGTTCTGCTGGATGACGATTTTAACGATGAAAGCTTGGATACGTCGGCATGGACGGCGATCAAGGCGTCTTCTGGCGGGTTTAGTACCAATTCTGCCGGATCGTCTCTGACGGAATCGGGCGGGACGCTGAACATCAGTTATGATGTGTTGAACGACGGCGGTGCCTATATGACCCGCCTGCCGGTTAGTGACCGGGGAATTATTACGATTGAGCGTCGAACCAAAGTCTCCGCCTCTGGTGCTCCGACCATGCTGGAGGTGCTGAGCACAGAGAGCGGAGATACGCTGCTCTACTGGATGTATACAAGTGCCGGGTTCGGATACGGCGCATCATTGGCTCCTGCAGTTTGGGGGGAGTGGTTCGATGAAACCATCACCTATGATCCGATGACCGGGGAGGGAACGTACTCCATCAATGGGGGAACACCGGTATCCATTGCTACAGCCGATGAAATGCCGGCGAACACCACCCATGTGCTTCTGAAAGGTGGCTCGGCTGGTGACACTACTGGCGGGACGAAACAGTTCGATTCATTCACTGTTTCTCAAGGGACGGATTCCAGTCGTGCGGCTTTGACCATTGGAAGTGCGCTGGGAACGCCATCGCCTGCTGCCGGTTATGAGGTCTATGATTCCGGAACCATCATTACCTGCACGGTTGACAGTGCATATTTTGACGGGCAGACGCATTACATTTGTTCGGGCTGGAGCGGAAGCGGATCGGTTCCTGCATCCGGAACGACCAATGAGGTGCTGGTGACTCTGGAAGAGGATTCAACGTTGGGGTGGACCTGGGCAGAGGTGGATCACTACCTTGAGCTGACGGTTGACGGCGGTGGAGCTATCAACCTGAGCAGCGATTTCTATGCAGCGGACTCGGTTCAAACCCTCGTGGCAACACCGGCGGCCGGATGGGAGTTTATTGGCTGGGACGGCGACGCAATCGGCATCGGTGATGCCGTTGTTACGATGAGTGAACCCAAAAGCATAACAGCCCGCTTTGTCAGCCTGCTGCCGACCATTACGAATATGACCGTGGCGCAGGTTGAAGGAACGAGAACCGTAGCCATTTCCTTTGAAACACCGGCAGATGAAAGCCTGATGGCGATGGTGGAGGTGTTCCACAACGGAACCAACCTGAATGCGGACGCATTTTCCGGTGCGGGAATGGTTCAAGGCGGAACCAACCAGACGATTGTCTGGGATGCGGGTGCGGACTGGAACCTGAATGTGGATGAGCTGACCTTCCGTTTGCTGCTAGACAATGGGTTGCCCTCATATACGCCTTATGAAGGTGGCATCGTTAACATTCCCCAGACCGGACAGACGCAGGGGATGTATGATGAAGAGGACGGGAACGTGCGACCCGGACTAACCTGGCCATCTCCGCGTTTTACCGACAATGGGGACGAGACGATTACGGACAATTTGACCGGTCTGATGTGGGCAAAATCCGCTTCGTCGGCGTACTGGCACACGGCACTTCAAAACTGCGACGGTTTGACGCTGGCCGGACATGACGACTGGCGCCTGCCAAATGTTCGTGAGATGCGAAGCCTTTGTAACTATGGGCTCCATGACCCGGCCATTGAGTCCAGTGTTTTTTCCAGTCTGCCTTATAATGACTGGTACTGGACGAGCACCACGCTCCCGAACTACAGCTTTAAATATGCGGTTAGTCTTGCGGCCGGAACAACCTATGCGCATCTGACCTATAATTATGGAACCTATTACAGCAACTATTACCTTCCGGTCCGTACGGCGATGAAGGGTTTGGCAGACGTTCCCCGAACAGGGCAGACTCAGGGAACCACATATGCCGGCGAAGACGGGGACCTGCAAGCCGGTGCTGCATGGCCGTCGCCCCGCTTTACCGATCATGGCGATGGTACGGTGACCGATCACCTGACCGGCCTGATGTGGTCCCGCCAATCTTCGGGAGGCACTGTGATGCGTGGGTTTGCGCTGCAGACGGCTGAGAATTCCGCGCTGGCGGGATATGATGATTGGCGAATCCCCAGCGTGAACGAACTGGAATCGCTGTACAATTATGATACGACCGCCTATATGCCGGCTGGGCATCCGTTTGTTGGAATGCAGACGTCATCCTCGGCGCGGTACTGGACCAGCACTCTATATTCGAAAGATTCCAACTATGGGTTTGCGGTGAGCTTCTATGACGGAGAGGTTGAGCTTGCCCAATCCGCTTATTACCTGACCTGTCGAGGAGGAGTGGCCACTCTGGAGTCCGTGCCATCCGCGGCGGCGGCTCAGGTTGCGCTGGCTCAGAGCGGGCAGACCAACAGCTATGTGTCAGGCGATGACGGCGCAAGCCGGATCGGTGTCGAATCTACTGCTCCACGGTTTACGGGGGGAGGTGATTTTGTCTATGACGAGCTGACCGGTTTTACATGGTGGGCCGTCGGCCTGGGCCCGATGCAATGGTCAGATGCCGCCACCGCTGCGAATCAGAATAACTGGAGACTGCCCAATGTGAGGGAAGTGCTTAGCTTGATCGACTATGGGCAGTCGGGCACCGCCCTGCCGGAGGGTCATCCCTTTACAGGAATTCAAAGCAGTGCAAAGCTCTGGACCAGTACCAGCGCGGGAGGATTCACAGGCGGCAGTACCGGTTGGCAGGTTGATCTGGAATCCGGGAAGACCCTCGAAGCTTCAAAGACGGAGTATGCATACTATCTTGTTGTCAGCACCAATGTGTATGAGAGTGCGCCGCTTCAGGTCGCTGTCACCGGCCAGACCAACAGCTATCATATGGCGGATGATGGTGCCGTGCAAAGCGGTGCGCAAGAAACCGGTGCGCGGTTCTCGGACAACGGAAACGGCACGGTTAATGACAACCGAACCGGCCTGATGTGGCTCGGCTCCATGCGCGCCTGCGGTGCCATGACCTGGGCAGAAGCCGTGGCGTATTGCGAAAACCTCAACTTCTGTGGCTACGCCGACTGGCGCCTGCCCAATGTGCGCGAAATGGAAAGCCTCGTGGATTACAGTCAGCGTGGGGATCAAACGGTGCTGCCGCAAAGCCACCCGTTCTCCAATGCCACCATCAGCGGCAGCAGTTATTTCTGGACCTCGACAACATACCATCCGGATTCGGGGAGGGCCTTGGCCATCAGCTTCTACAATGGCGCCATTCAGGACGGATCAAAAACATCCACGGTCAATGTCTGGCCGGTGCGCGGCGGAGAATAA
- a CDS encoding argininosuccinate synthase, with protein MEKMKVVLAYSGGLDTTVLLTWLQEKYNAEVICYCANVGQEEELDGLEEKALKHGAVKCIVDNIEEEFAKDYIFPMMQANAIYEGTYLLGTSIARPLIAKRMMDIVLEEGAEAICHGATGKGNDQVRFELTAYAIKPDIKIIAPWRMPEDFPFKGRTDMINYLEKRGIPCQVSAKKPYSTDRNLLHISFEGGILEDPWNEADESMWVMTKPLSQAKDEAEYIEISFEKGVPVAVNGEALSPAALMRKLNELGCEHAIGRIDIVENRFTGMKDRGIYETPGGTILQAAHRAMESICMDREVMHLRDSLIPKYATLVYNGFWFAPEREMLQAAVEKSQETVTGDVRLKLFKGAVHTVGRKSDLSLYNPELVSFDEEGGYDQTDATGFIKLNALRLRVRAAMQNK; from the coding sequence ATTGAAAAAATGAAAGTTGTATTGGCTTACTCAGGTGGTTTGGACACCACGGTCCTGCTGACATGGCTGCAGGAAAAATATAACGCCGAAGTGATCTGCTACTGCGCGAATGTCGGGCAGGAAGAAGAACTTGACGGTCTTGAGGAAAAGGCACTCAAGCACGGCGCAGTGAAGTGCATTGTCGACAATATCGAAGAAGAGTTCGCGAAGGACTACATCTTCCCGATGATGCAGGCCAACGCGATCTATGAAGGCACCTATCTGCTTGGCACATCGATTGCCCGTCCGCTGATTGCCAAGCGCATGATGGATATCGTGCTCGAAGAGGGGGCGGAAGCCATTTGCCACGGCGCGACCGGTAAAGGCAACGATCAGGTACGCTTTGAGCTGACTGCCTACGCCATCAAGCCGGACATCAAAATTATTGCCCCGTGGCGCATGCCGGAAGACTTCCCGTTCAAGGGCCGTACCGACATGATCAATTACCTCGAAAAAAGAGGCATTCCCTGTCAGGTGTCTGCGAAGAAACCCTACAGCACCGACCGCAACCTGCTGCACATCAGCTTCGAAGGCGGCATTCTGGAAGATCCGTGGAACGAAGCCGATGAAAGCATGTGGGTGATGACCAAGCCGCTGTCGCAGGCCAAAGACGAAGCAGAATACATCGAAATCAGCTTCGAAAAAGGAGTGCCGGTTGCCGTCAACGGCGAAGCACTTTCGCCGGCCGCGCTGATGCGCAAGCTCAACGAGCTTGGCTGCGAACACGCCATCGGCCGCATCGACATTGTCGAGAACCGCTTTACCGGCATGAAGGATCGCGGGATCTATGAAACCCCCGGCGGCACCATCCTGCAGGCCGCGCACCGCGCGATGGAATCCATCTGCATGGATCGCGAAGTGATGCACCTGCGCGACAGCCTGATTCCGAAATACGCCACGCTGGTCTACAACGGTTTCTGGTTTGCGCCGGAGCGCGAAATGCTGCAGGCCGCTGTCGAGAAGAGTCAGGAAACCGTTACCGGGGATGTCCGTCTCAAGCTCTTCAAGGGCGCGGTGCACACGGTCGGTCGCAAGTCAGACCTCTCCCTCTACAATCCGGAGCTTGTCAGCTTTGATGAAGAGGGTGGTTACGACCAGACTGATGCTACCGGCTTCATCAAGCTCAATGCCCTGCGCCTGCGCGTCCGCGCAGCGATGCAGAACAAATAA
- a CDS encoding DUF3127 domain-containing protein, translated as MAYELTGKVKLVQDSQTFASGFTKREVVVTVEDGKYPQDINLEFLQDKVSLLDNVSEGQEIKVSFDIRGREYNGRYFNNLVGWKIEGDDAAAPAPAAAADDRPPIPDDSEAPGEFDDDIPF; from the coding sequence ATGGCATACGAATTGACCGGAAAAGTGAAACTGGTGCAGGACTCACAAACCTTCGCCAGCGGATTTACCAAGCGCGAAGTGGTGGTGACTGTTGAAGATGGGAAATACCCGCAGGATATCAATCTCGAGTTTCTGCAGGACAAGGTGAGCCTGCTCGACAATGTGTCTGAAGGACAGGAAATCAAAGTGTCTTTCGACATTCGCGGACGTGAATACAACGGTCGCTATTTCAACAATCTGGTCGGTTGGAAAATTGAAGGCGACGATGCTGCTGCTCCGGCTCCTGCCGCTGCCGCCGATGACCGCCCGCCGATTCCGGATGACTCGGAAGCCCCCGGCGAATTCGATGACGATATCCCGTTCTAA